In one Winogradskyella sp. MH6 genomic region, the following are encoded:
- a CDS encoding tetratricopeptide repeat protein, whose product MKRKFVVILTFFLLLPCIGLSQNTVIDSLKNELKSYQKRDTIRLQILNDLAFYNYSNNPNEALDYADKAARLADEINSIKGKGQSHYMKGITYLDLGNYEVAIDNFQAAIDLFISIDYLKGLAGCNNALGVLFHYQGDLQKAIANFKKAMAIDKELGLEENIPHYLHNIASIYSDLGNYEEAFINYEKALSIYNEKNNQYGKLHCWNAMASAYVEQGNYPQAMLYYNKSLETAEITKDSSSIFMALHNIGNLYKQQQNYDKALGFYKKALVMEEAKQSLRNVMAIKSSMGGLYIQKQDYINATKLIKESLALSREVGDKDQTAVCLINLGHIYLANEDYPKALNSYKAANDITTVNQKMHELIHSYLGLANVYLLTNKKELALSNVNKAIKLANKHQHLVHKKNAYQILSEIYKKDGNFKKALESYEMYKTLNDSVFNEENIEKITQLEYEYKYKQQIDSLSINELKLTKTIKATSQDLEKSQRNLFLGVITFLVSIIVLGGIIFSLKLRHQKAKTQNIAIEQKLLRSQMTPHFIFNSLSVLQGMILNKEEKKSIFYLSKFSKLLRITLENSRDKLVPLNQEMEAVNNYLELQNLEASQSYDYTILVDKNIDETLFKIPPMLIQPFIENAIEHAFEDRKDNRKIDIQLKYISEELIFTIKDNGIGIDAQNGHKRKDKKSLATTITSERLKMLSKDFNIEGSVHIEDRKQYNEQGTIVTLVIPYKKDVA is encoded by the coding sequence ATGAAAAGGAAATTCGTTGTTATTTTAACCTTCTTTTTGTTGTTGCCATGTATTGGTTTATCTCAAAATACTGTAATAGATAGCTTAAAGAATGAGTTAAAAAGCTATCAAAAAAGGGATACTATTCGATTACAGATTCTCAACGATTTGGCCTTTTATAACTATTCAAATAATCCTAATGAGGCTTTAGATTATGCAGACAAAGCTGCTAGATTGGCGGATGAAATAAATTCAATCAAAGGTAAAGGCCAAAGCCATTATATGAAAGGAATTACATATTTGGACCTTGGGAATTACGAAGTTGCTATTGACAACTTTCAAGCAGCAATAGACCTATTTATATCTATAGATTATCTGAAAGGATTAGCAGGTTGTAATAATGCTTTAGGCGTACTTTTTCATTACCAAGGTGATTTGCAAAAAGCTATTGCGAATTTTAAAAAAGCAATGGCTATAGATAAAGAACTAGGATTAGAAGAGAACATTCCCCATTATCTTCATAATATAGCAAGCATATACTCAGATTTAGGAAACTATGAAGAAGCATTTATCAATTATGAAAAGGCACTTTCTATTTATAATGAAAAAAATAACCAATATGGTAAACTACATTGTTGGAATGCCATGGCGAGTGCTTATGTAGAACAAGGTAATTATCCACAGGCTATGTTATATTATAATAAGTCCTTAGAAACTGCGGAAATTACTAAAGACTCTTCAAGTATTTTTATGGCTCTACATAATATTGGCAACCTATATAAACAGCAACAAAATTATGACAAGGCTTTAGGTTTTTATAAAAAGGCTTTAGTTATGGAGGAAGCTAAACAAAGTCTAAGAAATGTAATGGCCATAAAAAGTAGTATGGGAGGACTTTACATACAAAAGCAAGACTATATTAACGCAACTAAACTTATTAAAGAATCTCTAGCACTTAGTAGAGAAGTTGGTGATAAAGATCAAACAGCTGTTTGCCTAATTAATCTAGGTCATATTTATTTAGCTAATGAAGACTATCCAAAAGCTTTAAATTCTTACAAGGCGGCTAATGATATAACGACTGTTAATCAAAAAATGCACGAGCTAATTCATTCGTATTTAGGATTGGCAAACGTCTATTTATTAACAAATAAGAAAGAACTTGCTTTAAGTAACGTAAATAAAGCAATTAAACTTGCTAACAAGCATCAGCATTTAGTACATAAAAAAAATGCATACCAAATACTTTCTGAAATTTATAAGAAGGATGGTAATTTTAAAAAAGCACTTGAGAGTTATGAAATGTATAAAACACTGAATGATAGTGTTTTTAATGAAGAAAATATTGAAAAAATCACTCAATTAGAGTACGAGTATAAGTATAAACAACAAATAGATTCTCTAAGTATTAATGAGTTAAAGCTCACTAAGACAATAAAAGCAACGTCTCAAGATCTAGAAAAATCGCAACGCAATTTGTTTTTGGGAGTTATTACATTTTTAGTTAGTATAATTGTTTTGGGTGGAATCATTTTCTCTTTAAAGTTAAGGCACCAAAAAGCCAAAACTCAAAATATTGCTATAGAACAAAAATTGTTACGTTCGCAAATGACACCGCATTTTATCTTTAATTCGCTTTCTGTATTGCAAGGCATGATATTAAATAAGGAAGAGAAAAAATCTATATTTTACTTGTCTAAGTTTTCAAAACTTTTGCGTATCACACTAGAAAATTCAAGAGATAAACTAGTACCACTTAACCAAGAAATGGAAGCTGTAAATAACTACTTAGAACTTCAAAATTTAGAAGCCAGTCAATCATATGACTATACAATTTTGGTAGATAAGAATATTGATGAAACTTTGTTTAAGATTCCGCCAATGCTCATTCAGCCCTTCATCGAAAATGCTATTGAGCATGCTTTTGAAGATCGAAAAGACAATAGAAAAATAGATATTCAGTTAAAATATATTAGTGAGGAATTAATATTTACAATAAAGGATAACGGAATTGGAATTGATGCCCAAAACGGACATAAACGAAAAGATAAAAAATCCTTAGCAACCACTATAACTTCAGAGCGACTAAAGATGCTATCTAAAGATTTTAATATTGAGGGATCTGTACATATTGAAGATAGAAAACAGTATAATGAACAAGGTACTATAGTTACTTTAGTCATTCCTTATAAAAAAGATGTAGCCTAA
- the rimO gene encoding 30S ribosomal protein S12 methylthiotransferase RimO — protein MRTKTLKKNRINVVTLGCSKNVYDSEVLMGQLKASGKDVVHEQEGNVVVINTCGFINNAKEESVNTILEFMQKKEAGEVDKVFVTGCLSERYKPDLQKEIPNVDQYFGTTELPGLLKALGADYKHELIGERITTTPKNYAYLKIAEGCDRPCSFCAIPLMRGKHKSTPIEDLVIEAEKLAASGVKELILIAQDLTYYGLDLYKKRNLAELLENLVKVEGIEWIRLHYAFPTGFPMDVLDIMKREPKICNYLDIPLQHISDTILKSMRRGTTQAKTTKLLEDFRAKVPEMTIRTTLIVGYPGETEEDFQTLKQWVKDMRFERLGCFTYSHEENTHAYNLEDDVPEEVKMQRANEIMEIQSQISWELNQAKIGQDFKVVIDRKEGNYFVGRTEFDSPDVDNEVLIDASKVYLKTGEFTTIKVTEAEDFDLYGEVIS, from the coding sequence ATGAGAACTAAAACACTGAAGAAGAATAGAATTAATGTTGTAACGCTTGGTTGTAGCAAAAATGTGTACGATAGTGAAGTGTTAATGGGACAACTAAAAGCCAGTGGTAAGGACGTTGTACATGAGCAAGAAGGAAATGTTGTTGTTATAAATACTTGTGGTTTTATAAATAATGCCAAGGAAGAAAGTGTGAATACGATTCTGGAATTCATGCAAAAAAAAGAGGCTGGTGAAGTTGATAAAGTGTTTGTAACAGGTTGTTTGAGTGAGCGCTACAAGCCAGATTTGCAAAAGGAAATTCCAAACGTAGATCAGTATTTTGGTACTACAGAATTACCAGGTTTGCTTAAAGCTTTAGGCGCAGATTATAAACATGAATTGATAGGCGAGCGTATAACGACGACACCAAAAAACTATGCCTATTTAAAAATTGCGGAAGGATGTGACAGACCTTGTAGTTTTTGTGCCATTCCTTTAATGCGAGGAAAACATAAAAGTACACCAATTGAAGATCTGGTGATTGAAGCTGAAAAACTAGCTGCTTCTGGTGTTAAGGAGTTGATTCTTATAGCTCAAGACTTAACCTATTATGGTCTTGATTTATATAAAAAGCGAAACCTTGCTGAATTACTTGAAAACCTAGTAAAAGTTGAAGGTATAGAATGGATTCGTTTGCATTATGCGTTCCCAACGGGATTCCCTATGGATGTGTTAGATATTATGAAACGTGAGCCTAAGATTTGTAATTATTTAGACATTCCTTTGCAACATATTTCCGATACTATTTTAAAAAGTATGCGTCGTGGTACTACACAGGCAAAAACCACAAAACTTTTGGAAGACTTTAGAGCTAAAGTTCCTGAAATGACTATTAGGACTACCTTAATTGTGGGTTATCCAGGTGAAACAGAAGAAGATTTTCAAACCTTGAAACAATGGGTAAAAGATATGCGTTTTGAGCGTTTGGGCTGTTTTACCTATTCTCATGAAGAAAACACACATGCCTACAATCTTGAAGATGATGTGCCAGAAGAAGTAAAAATGCAACGTGCTAATGAGATTATGGAAATTCAATCCCAAATTTCATGGGAACTTAACCAAGCTAAAATAGGACAGGATTTTAAAGTCGTTATTGACAGAAAAGAAGGTAATTACTTTGTTGGTCGTACAGAATTTGATTCGCCAGATGTTGATAATGAAGTGTTGATTGATGCTTCAAAAGTGTATTTAAAAACAGGAGAATTCACCACAATAAAAGTCACAGAAGCAGAAGATTTTGATCTTTATGGTGAGGTAATTAGCTAA
- a CDS encoding serine hydrolase domain-containing protein encodes MRLPKIALVLFGFLVILSCSSDNDSPNNSDPQNEDIYFPPLNSDTWETKSISELGWNENELQPLLDYLEVKNSKSFMILHEGKIVVETYFDGHTNTSPWYWASAGKTLTTAMTGIAESEGLLNIDDKVSDYLGTGWTSTPVEKENLITCKHLLSMSSGLDDSLGDDVSPSNLQYIADAGTRWAYHNVYVKLQDVIATASNQDWSTYFNTKLKDRIGMSGAWIQTGDFSVYWSTTRSMARFGLLVYAGGKWESQQIIPENYLNDAINTSQNLNESYGYMWWLNGKSSFRLPQSQVQFPGELIPNAPNDMYAALGKNDQKIYVVPSKKLVIIRMGDAADAENFALSNFDNELWEKINALIN; translated from the coding sequence ATGAGATTACCAAAAATAGCGCTCGTATTATTTGGTTTTTTAGTGATTTTGTCATGTTCTAGTGACAATGACTCACCTAACAATTCTGACCCACAAAATGAAGATATTTATTTTCCTCCTTTAAATTCTGATACTTGGGAAACAAAGTCTATTTCAGAATTAGGTTGGAATGAGAATGAACTACAACCTCTTTTAGACTATTTGGAAGTCAAGAACAGCAAAAGTTTTATGATATTACATGAAGGCAAAATAGTCGTTGAAACTTACTTTGATGGTCACACCAACACCTCTCCATGGTATTGGGCTAGTGCAGGAAAAACATTAACGACAGCCATGACAGGTATTGCTGAAAGTGAAGGCTTATTGAATATCGACGATAAGGTCTCTGATTATTTGGGTACTGGATGGACAAGTACTCCTGTAGAAAAAGAAAACCTGATTACTTGTAAGCATTTGCTATCAATGTCTTCTGGTTTGGATGACAGCTTAGGAGATGATGTTTCTCCTTCAAATCTTCAATATATAGCTGATGCTGGTACGCGTTGGGCTTATCACAATGTTTATGTAAAGCTTCAAGATGTCATTGCAACAGCTAGTAACCAAGATTGGTCAACCTATTTTAACACTAAATTGAAAGATAGAATCGGCATGTCAGGCGCATGGATACAAACTGGAGATTTTAGTGTGTATTGGAGTACAACACGTAGTATGGCAAGATTTGGATTGTTAGTATATGCTGGTGGAAAATGGGAAAGTCAACAAATTATTCCAGAAAATTACTTAAATGACGCTATAAATACTTCTCAAAACCTTAATGAATCTTATGGCTATATGTGGTGGTTAAACGGAAAATCGTCTTTTAGATTACCACAATCCCAAGTTCAATTTCCAGGTGAACTCATACCCAATGCACCTAATGACATGTATGCTGCTCTTGGAAAAAATGACCAAAAAATTTATGTTGTCCCAAGTAAGAAGCTTGTTATCATTAGAATGGGAGATGCTGCAGATGCTGAAAATTTTGCCCTCTCTAACTTTGATAATGAACTATGGGAAAAGATAAATGCACTAATAAATTAG
- a CDS encoding amidase family protein produces MRYILFLFVFLVVFSCKDPKSREAREPISKSETVETTAEERSELDAISTKDFTEFKVLDSKNLSKADIWAEINPQMEDFTEADYNRLKKWILERDITELQVRRTASKFTYEELVKFYLYRIRKFDRENTLSLNSVIAINPTVIEAAKELDIDFENGTRLHPIMGMPILLKDNINASGMATTAGAVALRDNVTDDAFIVKQLKSKGALILGKANLSEWAYFFCGECPSGYSAIGGQTLNPYGRRIIDTGGSSSGSGVSASANFAAATIGSETAGSILSPASQNSVVGLKPTIGLVSRSGIVPISSTLDTAGPITRTVTDNAIVLDAIYGEDKSDSKSIYALWESGFYTKDLKNASLKGKRFGAPKRLLEDTLYVKALDVLKLQGAEIVEIDEEQLGLPNFINLLNLDMKKDLPAYMDAHANKNIPIRTVADVIEFNLKDSIKTMPYGQSLFKGIVADKGNAEYLERIKDTLSRNGKHYFDVPMREHHLDGFLSINNYHAAFAAVAEYPAVTVPMGYTDKGVPKGLTFIAKRLQEKQLLEWAYVYEQASKARVSPKDYD; encoded by the coding sequence ATGCGTTATATCCTCTTTCTTTTCGTTTTTCTCGTTGTTTTTTCATGTAAAGATCCAAAATCTAGAGAAGCACGTGAACCGATTTCAAAATCAGAAACCGTAGAAACTACCGCAGAAGAACGATCGGAGTTAGATGCAATTTCAACTAAGGACTTCACCGAATTTAAAGTTCTGGATTCTAAAAACTTAAGTAAAGCAGACATCTGGGCAGAAATCAATCCGCAAATGGAAGACTTCACTGAAGCTGATTACAATCGCCTAAAAAAATGGATTTTAGAGCGTGATATAACTGAACTACAAGTCCGAAGAACTGCCAGCAAATTTACATATGAAGAGTTAGTAAAGTTTTACTTATACCGAATAAGAAAATTTGATAGAGAAAACACATTGTCTTTAAATTCTGTAATAGCAATTAATCCCACTGTTATAGAGGCGGCTAAAGAGCTGGATATTGATTTTGAAAATGGCACTAGGCTGCATCCAATTATGGGCATGCCAATTTTATTAAAAGACAACATTAACGCTTCTGGAATGGCAACAACAGCAGGAGCAGTTGCTCTAAGAGATAATGTTACTGATGATGCATTTATTGTAAAGCAATTAAAATCTAAAGGTGCTTTAATTTTGGGTAAAGCTAATCTTAGCGAATGGGCTTATTTCTTTTGCGGTGAGTGTCCAAGTGGATATTCAGCCATAGGAGGTCAAACCCTTAATCCTTATGGAAGACGCATTATAGATACAGGTGGCTCAAGTTCAGGTAGTGGTGTATCGGCTTCTGCGAATTTTGCAGCAGCTACGATTGGTAGTGAAACTGCGGGTTCTATATTGTCGCCAGCAAGCCAAAATTCGGTAGTTGGCTTAAAACCTACCATTGGTTTGGTAAGTCGTAGTGGAATTGTGCCAATTTCTTCAACTTTAGATACTGCAGGTCCAATCACCAGAACAGTTACAGACAACGCCATAGTTTTAGATGCAATATATGGTGAAGACAAGTCTGATTCTAAATCAATCTATGCCTTATGGGAGTCTGGTTTTTATACTAAAGACTTAAAAAATGCGAGTCTAAAAGGCAAACGTTTCGGTGCTCCAAAACGTTTGTTAGAGGATACTCTGTATGTGAAGGCTCTGGATGTTTTAAAGCTACAAGGAGCTGAAATTGTTGAGATAGATGAAGAGCAATTAGGTTTGCCAAACTTTATTAATCTTCTTAATCTTGATATGAAAAAGGATTTACCAGCGTATATGGATGCTCATGCTAATAAAAATATTCCAATAAGAACAGTTGCAGATGTCATAGAATTCAATCTAAAAGATTCTATTAAAACCATGCCTTATGGACAAAGTTTATTTAAGGGTATTGTTGCTGATAAAGGTAATGCTGAATACTTAGAGCGAATAAAAGATACTTTAAGTCGAAATGGTAAACACTATTTTGATGTACCAATGCGTGAACATCATTTAGATGGATTTTTATCCATAAATAATTACCATGCTGCTTTTGCTGCTGTAGCAGAATATCCAGCTGTCACTGTGCCAATGGGTTATACTGATAAAGGTGTGCCGAAGGGTTTAACGTTTATAGCAAAACGACTTCAAGAAAAGCAATTGTTAGAATGGGCTTACGTTTATGAGCAAGCTTCTAAAGCACGAGTTTCGCCAAAAGATTATGACTAA
- the ftsY gene encoding signal recognition particle-docking protein FtsY: MSFFKKIFSSEKKETLDKGLEKSKSSFFTKLNKAVAGKSKVDDDVLDNLEEVLVTSDVGVNTTLKVIERIEERVAKDKYLGTSELNKILREEIAGLLSETNSGEETDYTIPNLPAQDNGKKTPYVLMVVGVNGVGKTTTIGKLAYQFKKKGLKVVLGAADTFRAAAIDQLQVWADRVDVPMIRQEMGSDPASVAFDALQSGVNQDADVIIIDTAGRLHNKVNLMNELSKVKRVMQKVVGEAPHDVLLVLDGSTGQNAFEQAKQFTAATEVTSLAVTKLDGTAKGGVVIGISDQFKIPVKYIGVGEGIEDLQVFNKYEFVDSFFK, from the coding sequence ATGAGTTTTTTTAAAAAAATATTTTCTTCAGAAAAGAAGGAAACGTTAGATAAAGGTTTAGAAAAATCTAAATCCTCTTTTTTTACCAAACTAAATAAAGCTGTTGCAGGAAAGTCTAAAGTAGATGATGACGTTCTGGATAATCTTGAAGAAGTACTTGTAACCAGTGATGTTGGTGTTAATACAACCCTTAAAGTCATTGAGCGTATAGAAGAGCGTGTGGCTAAGGATAAATATTTAGGAACATCTGAACTTAATAAAATCCTAAGAGAAGAAATTGCAGGCCTACTATCAGAAACCAACTCTGGAGAAGAAACCGATTATACAATTCCTAACCTACCAGCTCAAGACAATGGTAAAAAAACGCCTTATGTTTTAATGGTAGTCGGTGTTAATGGTGTTGGTAAAACAACAACTATTGGTAAGTTGGCCTATCAGTTTAAGAAGAAAGGCTTAAAAGTGGTTCTTGGTGCTGCCGATACATTTAGAGCTGCGGCAATAGACCAATTACAGGTTTGGGCAGATCGTGTAGATGTACCAATGATAAGACAAGAAATGGGAAGTGATCCTGCTTCTGTAGCTTTTGATGCTTTACAATCTGGTGTTAATCAAGATGCGGATGTTATTATTATTGATACAGCTGGACGTTTACATAACAAAGTAAACTTAATGAACGAGCTCTCTAAAGTAAAGCGTGTGATGCAAAAAGTAGTTGGTGAAGCGCCACACGATGTCTTATTAGTTTTAGATGGCTCTACAGGACAAAATGCTTTTGAACAAGCCAAACAGTTTACTGCAGCAACAGAGGTAACGTCTTTAGCAGTTACTAAACTAGATGGAACTGCAAAAGGTGGTGTGGTTATTGGTATCAGTGATCAATTTAAAATTCCTGTAAAGTATATTGGTGTTGGTGAAGGTATTGAGGACTTGCAAGTCTTTAATAAATATGAGTTTGTGGATTCGTTTTTTAAATAA
- a CDS encoding DUF4295 domain-containing protein translates to MAKKSVASLQTGSKRLTKAIKMVKSPKTGAYMFVESVMAPEFVNEFLDKK, encoded by the coding sequence ATGGCAAAGAAATCAGTAGCGTCTTTACAGACAGGATCAAAAAGATTGACAAAAGCTATTAAGATGGTGAAATCACCTAAAACTGGAGCATACATGTTTGTAGAATCAGTAATGGCACCAGAATTTGTCAATGAATTTTTAGATAAGAAATAA
- the rpmG gene encoding 50S ribosomal protein L33, giving the protein MAKKGNRIQVILECTEHKASGMPGTSRYITTKNKKNTPDRMEIKKFNPILKRMTVHKEIK; this is encoded by the coding sequence ATGGCAAAGAAAGGAAATAGAATACAAGTTATCTTAGAGTGCACAGAGCACAAAGCTTCTGGTATGCCAGGAACTTCTAGATACATTACAACAAAGAATAAGAAAAATACGCCAGACCGTATGGAGATTAAAAAATTTAATCCTATCCTTAAGCGTATGACAGTTCATAAAGAGATAAAATAA
- the rpmB gene encoding 50S ribosomal protein L28 yields the protein MSRVCELTGKKAMVGNNVSHAMNKTKRKFNANLIKKRFYIPEEDKWVTLKVSTSALKTINKIGITAALKEARAKGFYK from the coding sequence ATGTCAAGAGTTTGTGAACTTACTGGGAAAAAAGCGATGGTTGGAAACAATGTTTCTCACGCGATGAATAAAACAAAACGCAAGTTTAATGCAAACTTGATTAAAAAGCGTTTTTATATCCCTGAAGAAGATAAGTGGGTAACATTAAAAGTTTCTACATCTGCATTAAAGACTATCAATAAAATTGGTATTACTGCTGCATTAAAAGAAGCTAGAGCAAAAGGATTTTACAAATAA
- a CDS encoding competence/damage-inducible protein A: MQAEIITIGDEILIGQIVDTNSAFLGKEFNKIGVSVYQITSVQDDKAHILKALKEAEENADIIIITGGLGPTKDDITKHTICEYFNDTLIEDKAVLNNVEQIFSKYNAPLLAVNRHQALVPSGAKVLMNKYGTAPGMWLEKNGKVFVSLPGVPYEMKALIKDEVIPSLRSKFQFPYIKHKTLLTYGIGESALADRIEAWEDNLPSFIKLAYLPNLGKVRLRLSAKAMDKNIVETEMEQQIQLLLPQIEDVFVGFEDDLSLEAIIGKQLTDLGKTISIAESCTGGQIAKAITANAGASKYFKGSVVSYATESKVDILKISEKEIENHSVVSKEVAEAMAKQVRVLFKSDYGISTTGNAGPSKGDSDAEVGTVWIAITSDEGVRAEVFNFGNHREKVIMRATNKAFEMLQKEILKK, encoded by the coding sequence ATGCAAGCAGAAATTATAACAATTGGCGATGAAATTCTCATTGGTCAAATTGTAGATACAAATTCAGCATTTCTAGGTAAGGAATTCAATAAGATAGGTGTTTCTGTCTATCAGATTACTTCTGTTCAAGATGATAAAGCACATATTCTAAAAGCTCTAAAAGAAGCTGAAGAAAATGCTGATATCATTATTATTACGGGTGGTTTAGGTCCAACTAAAGACGATATTACAAAGCATACCATTTGCGAGTATTTTAATGATACTCTAATCGAAGATAAAGCTGTTCTTAATAATGTAGAGCAGATTTTTTCAAAATATAATGCACCACTTTTAGCGGTCAATAGGCATCAGGCTTTAGTGCCTTCTGGAGCTAAAGTACTTATGAATAAGTATGGTACAGCACCAGGCATGTGGTTAGAAAAAAATGGAAAAGTTTTTGTTTCACTTCCAGGTGTGCCATACGAAATGAAGGCCTTGATTAAAGATGAGGTTATTCCTTCATTACGATCTAAATTTCAGTTTCCTTACATAAAGCACAAAACATTATTAACTTATGGTATAGGTGAAAGTGCACTTGCAGACAGAATAGAAGCTTGGGAAGATAATTTGCCAAGTTTTATAAAATTAGCTTATCTGCCAAACTTAGGAAAAGTCCGTTTGCGCTTGTCTGCTAAAGCTATGGATAAGAATATTGTTGAAACCGAAATGGAACAGCAAATTCAATTGCTATTGCCTCAAATTGAAGATGTTTTTGTTGGTTTTGAAGACGATTTATCTCTAGAAGCTATTATTGGTAAGCAATTAACTGATTTAGGAAAAACAATTTCAATTGCTGAAAGTTGTACAGGTGGTCAAATTGCAAAAGCCATTACAGCAAATGCAGGAGCTTCTAAATATTTTAAAGGAAGTGTGGTGAGTTATGCCACAGAATCTAAGGTTGATATTTTAAAAATATCTGAAAAGGAAATTGAAAACCATTCAGTGGTGAGCAAGGAAGTTGCTGAAGCTATGGCCAAACAAGTAAGAGTACTGTTTAAAAGTGACTATGGGATTAGTACAACAGGAAATGCAGGGCCTTCAAAAGGAGACTCTGATGCAGAGGTTGGTACAGTATGGATTGCAATTACTTCTGATGAAGGAGTTAGAGCCGAAGTTTTTAACTTTGGAAACCATAGAGAAAAGGTAATTATGAGGGCTACAAACAAGGCCTTTGAAATGCTTCAAAAAGAAATTTTAAAAAAGTAG
- a CDS encoding Hpt domain-containing protein, which produces MAKHYKLDRVREMADNDEDFVMALAAAFIEEVPEDAERLRKAVPEGDFYETYQAAHKMKPTVDLFELGILDKLIEVQDWGKFEKSDENIEAQLQIVLTAVENATNEIKADFGL; this is translated from the coding sequence ATGGCAAAACATTATAAATTAGATCGCGTACGCGAAATGGCCGATAACGACGAAGACTTCGTTATGGCTTTGGCAGCAGCCTTTATAGAAGAAGTTCCTGAAGATGCTGAACGCTTAAGAAAAGCAGTGCCAGAAGGTGATTTTTACGAAACTTATCAGGCTGCACACAAAATGAAACCAACTGTGGATTTGTTTGAGCTAGGTATTTTAGATAAGCTTATAGAGGTACAAGATTGGGGAAAGTTTGAAAAATCTGATGAAAATATAGAAGCTCAACTTCAAATTGTATTGACTGCTGTAGAAAATGCAACTAACGAAATAAAAGCAGATTTCGGATTATAA
- a CDS encoding fumarylacetoacetate hydrolase family protein, whose product MKLICIGRNYTDHIKELENEKPTDPVVFLKPDTSILLKKQPFFIPDFSDEVHHEVEILVKIKKVGKYIDKKFAHKYYDEIGLGIDFTARDLQAQLKAKGLPWEKAKAFDGAAVIGKWLPKSNFENVDNINFSLKKNDELVQSGNTELMLWKIDELIEYVSKYFTLKIGDIIFTGTPSGVGKVFANDELKGYIENQEMFSIKIK is encoded by the coding sequence ATGAAACTCATTTGCATCGGTCGTAACTACACAGACCACATCAAAGAATTAGAAAACGAAAAACCTACAGATCCTGTTGTGTTTTTAAAACCAGATACTTCAATATTGCTTAAAAAACAACCGTTTTTTATTCCAGATTTTTCTGATGAAGTTCATCACGAAGTCGAAATTTTGGTAAAGATTAAAAAAGTAGGGAAGTACATCGATAAAAAATTTGCACATAAATATTATGATGAAATAGGGCTTGGTATAGACTTTACAGCGAGAGATCTACAAGCGCAATTAAAAGCTAAAGGTCTACCATGGGAAAAGGCAAAAGCCTTTGATGGTGCTGCTGTGATAGGGAAGTGGTTGCCAAAATCTAATTTCGAAAATGTAGATAATATCAATTTTAGTTTGAAAAAAAATGATGAACTCGTACAGTCTGGAAATACAGAACTTATGCTTTGGAAGATTGACGAGCTTATAGAATATGTGTCAAAATATTTTACTTTAAAAATTGGAGATATTATCTTTACTGGAACACCGTCTGGTGTTGGTAAGGTTTTTGCAAACGATGAATTAAAAGGGTATATTGAAAACCAAGAAATGTTTTCAATCAAAATAAAATAA